Within the Xanthocytophaga agilis genome, the region GCCAGCTATACTAATTTTGAAAATCAGCTGTCAGGAGTTAAGCTGGAATACACCTATCTGTATGGAGAGGACATTCAGAGAGGTATAGATCAGAGTGTGTGTGAATCGCATAGTGATTTGCTGGTGATGATACCACACAAGTATTCATTTTTTGAACGCATGTTTGATAGGAATAATATCACGAAGATGGCATTTCATACCAAAACGCCTCTATTGGCATTGCCAGCGGAAAAATAAGGCTTCAATCACTTATTTTTTATCCCACATGTTGGATGTAAGTATAAAACATAAGTCATCCCGAATGTTGGATTTGAGTGAAACACAAGCCTATATTTTTGAAAATGTGGGCTTGTGTTAATTTTTAAGAATCTCTCCTGTCATTTGTGTATAGACCCTTACATTATTCTTCCACTAGCTTCTTCCTTTTTTGCTTGCCCAAAAAACAGGGCACCAAATGAGAATTTAGTGAGCCAGATTTGTGCGTGAGCAAAAAAGGGCCCTTTTCTCCAATCCTCCTGAAAGGAACTCGTGACAAGACGGGCAGCTTTTCCTTTTGGGGTAAATTCTTTCTCTCAGAAAACAAACATGGCTTAATTTGTCACAAGTTTCTTTCAGAAGGACAGAGAGGAGGTATTTCGTTCAGAAGGACAACGAGTGGTATTCTTTTTTTGTAAGGCAGGTTTCTTGTGAAGAAGTAAAAGCAGATTGTCTCTCTGAAAATCTCTTATGTTGGCAACATTACATATCTGCGTAAGTATGTTTATATAAAAACAACTGACTTCCAGCAAAATCCTCATTATTCTACAGGGTAAAGCGTGGCATAGTTTTATTGTATTTTATAGTAGTTGGGTTGGGTATGTGTGTCCCCTATTCTATTCAGGAAACACAATGTGATTTTTAGCTTATTAAATACGAACTCTTATGAAAAACTTAGTAATTGTTCCTATGCTTGGTCTACTGATCTGGCTGGGAGGTTGTGCAGGGTCTCAGGTTGTTACAGATCAAAGCAGAGACGTTGATCTAAGTAAATATCGTACATTTCAGTTTGCCGATGTTGATAATACTAACAAAGGAAGTGAGAATCCATTGTTTGAGAATGAGATTATTGAACAAAATCTCCATGCCTCTATCGCCAGGGAACTTACAGATCGCGGGATGCAACAAACTACATCCAATCCGGATGTAAAAGTTGCGTATCATACCTATACTGAAAAAAAACGGAGTACTGGAAATAATTACTATCCAATGATGTATGGTGGCTGGGGCTGGCGTTATTATCCCTGGGGAATATCTCCCTTTCCGTATGCTGGCAGGCAAAGTTATTCTTATACAGAAGGAACCCTTATTATTGATATCATAGATGCAAGCACCAATCAACTGGCCTGGAGAGGGTCAATTGCAGGCACTGTAGATAATCCCCGCACATTGAACCGACAAGTTGAAAAAGCAGTAATAGCTATTTTCAAAAAATATCCTGTGTCTCAAGAGTCAGACCAGGAAAAGGCGTTGAGTCGAAGAAAATAAAACAGTTTGCTAAACAAGAGTTATTTCAAAGTTTTAACTATTAGTATTGAAACCAGAGTTTACACTTTTTAAAAGAGTGTAGGCTCTGGTTTTGTTTGGAATATCTGGTAAGCAGTCTAAAGAAAAGCGCTAAATAAGCGAAACATCTAATTCACTTTCAGGCACTGTTTTCAACAAATAAGGTAGTATATTTAGCTTACGTCAGAATTCAGTATAAACAGCCATCACCTACTCTACCTTTGTCTGCATGAAATCAGCTCTACTCTCTCTGCACTGTTGTTTATTTATATGGATACTTGTATCTGGTTGTAAAACGGATGATCCGAAACCTGATGTAAACCGGACTGTATTTATTGGTAGTGATGATGGATATGAATATGCGTTTGATGCCCTTACAGGCAAATTACACTGGAAGACTCAGATAGGTAACTATGTAGAATCCAGTGCTACGATAGCAAACGGATGGGTATATGTAGGAAGCTCCGATGGCAATCTCTATGCCCTGGATACCACTACAGGTAGCACCAAATGGAAGGCTCCTACTCATGGATTTATATTCTCCACCCCGACAATAGTTAACAACAACGTATATCTGGGTAGTCGCAGTGACACGATGTATGCAATGGATGCCATGAGTGGCACCATCAACTGGAAAAAGAATATAGGTAAGGATATTGAAAGCAGTCCGGTAGCCATCAATGGATTGGTTTACATTGGAGGAAAAGATGGAGTTTTGTATGCACTGGATCAAACAATGGGAGATCTGAAATGGAAAGTTTCCAATATAAACGCTTCATTTTCCAGTCCGGCAGTAGTTGAGGGAACAGTATACATTGGATCTGGCAAGGATACACTTTACGCATTTAATGCCAGTACAGGTGCCTTACAATGGAAAATGGCAACAGGTTCCTTTATCTATTCGAGTCCTACAGTAGCCAATAGAATAGTCTATGTAGGATGTTATGACAAAACCCTGTATGCTGTTGATGCAGCCACAGGGACACTGAAATGGAAGTTTACGGCTAATAGCTCTATCTATTCTAGTCCACTTGTAGCAGAGGGAATTGTGTATATTGCCTCTCATGCCGGTAGTACACTATACGCCCTGGATGCAGTAACTGGCACAGAGAAATGGTCTACTACGGTTACCAGCTATTTATTCTCCAGTCCGGTGGTTGCCAATGGCATAGTGTATATAGGCGACCTTTCAGGTCAGGTATATGCCATTGATGGAATAACCGGACAGAAGAAATGGGTTTCCAGTACCAACGGTGCCATTTATTCCAGTCCGGTAGTAGTAACGAAGCAACACAAAGTCTTTCACCCAGGTATTAGTGGGGATATACAGTAAATAACCCTGCTATGAATGCAGTTGTGTTAATCGTGCTAGGTACTGGTCATTTTCGTCTGTAAATAACAATTCACAGGTAAACCCTGCTGTTTCTGCATACTCAGAAAGTACATCAAAGCTTACAAACAACCAGGCAAAAGGCTCTCCTTTTACTTGTTTATATTCCATTTGGTAGGTAACTTCACCATAATATGCACCATTCAGATCAATCCAGTATCCTCCCTCTTCATCCTCATACATATATAGGATGTCAGCTGAATCCAGCAGTATCTGGCCATCCGGTTTCAGCATATCTTTGGCCTGCTCCAAAAAATTAGCCAATCCATCCAGCGTCCCTACTACTCCCAGTCCATTCATCATCATCAGGAGGGTATCATATTTTTCGTCTCCGAAGTCCAGTATATTCACGCAATGGGCATTCTGAACGCCACGTTGATTCATAACCCAGACAGCCCCTTCTGAAACATCAATAGCGGTAGTAGTCAGGCCTCTAGATTGCAGTATCAGCGAAAGGCTACCAGCTCCGGCTCCAATGTCCAGGACATGGCCCCGACAGGCAGTAAGGGCCTGCTTCTCAAGCTCAGAGATAGTTTGTTCGTTTCGGAAAAAGTGTGCCACAGGCAGATATTCTTCTTCTGCAATATCAATATGTACAAGAATTGTATCGGAAGAAGAAGGGTTTGAAAGATACTCTTTTAATGCATCTCCTAGTGGATCACCCCATGAATCTGTGTGTGAAGGAGTATCCTGCAAGGGTAATTTCTGATCACTCATGAACGGTTTGTATGCTGAAATTGTACCAACATATTGTCAATTGCCCAAAAGTAGCTATTTTCGTGCATTCAAAAAAAACCGGATTGGTGTTATTATACTGAATAGATCCTTTCTCTGTCAAAAGAAGAGCCATTATATATGTTGTGATTACGCATCTGAGATCAGAACTATACAACTGACTATCAACCTTGTGAGGAAGCACATTATTCTTTATACCTATACAATCCAATAATCTGAACAGAAATTAAACCAACCCGAAAAATCTGAACCTGTATGACTATCCATAAAGAAGGACGTATTTTATTGCTGGTCTCTTTGCTATTCCTGATTATTCTGAATGGCATTCTCTTCAATTTCTTTGCTGCGCCCTGGACCTGGATCGTACTAGTGATCTCCGTTGTTTTTTATCTGTTGATTCTACAATTCTTTCGTAATCCGTACCGTTTACTGACAAAGGCTGATCTTCAGGTGATTGCACCAGCGGATGGGAAGGTTGTGGTGATTGAAGAAGTTATCGAAACAGAATATTTCAATACTCCCCGCCGTCAGGTTTCTATTTTTATGTCACCGATCAACGTGCATATTAACAGAACACCTATTGAAGGGATGGTTCAATATTTTAAATACCATGCAGGTAAATACCTGGTAGCGTGGCATCCTAAAGCCAGTACAGAAAACGAACGTACTACGCTGGTTATCAAATCAAACAGTGGCACTGAGATACTTCTTCGCCAGATTGCAGGTGCATTGGCTAAACGCATTCGCTGGTATATAGCTGAGGGACAACTGGTTTCGCAAGGACAGGAATTTGGTTTTATTAAATTCGGTTCACGAGTAGACTTATTTTTACCGCTGGATGCAAAGATTCTGGTAAATCTTGGAGATAAGACCAAGGGTGGTGTGACTGTGATTGCAGAGTTGACTAAATAATCAGAGGTTTTCAGCAACAGATATAGATATATCTTCACTGCAGTATAAAAGGACTAACAACGCCTGTACTTTTAAAAGAGTACAGGCGTTGCTTTTTTAAGTATTTCTTACTTTCTCCTCTATTATTTTTCTACGTTTGATACTTTAGAGATATCTCTTCATGTGAATTTGTTTATAGTCCTGATCTAATATCTTTATTCTTTGCATACTTCCATTCTTATCTATAGTCCAAGACATCACTCTTTCTACCATGTTACTTTTTTGCTTATTAGGTTTCCTTTATTTCCTCAAAGATAACTCTTTCTAGTATTTCACTTTTTGCTTGCTTAAAGAGTTTATTTTTCCAAAGATCACTCTTCCTACCATGTCACTTTCTTTGTCACGCCACAGCGTGATAACCAAAGAAAAGGCACTTTTCTCCGATCCTTCTGCCCGCAGGCCAAAGGCCAACCTCGCGGAGAAAAGATTGCCTACGCACCTACACCACCGCACACGATTGAAGGCAATTTTGCTCTCTTTGTAGCTAAATACTTAGTCGCACAAGTTGTACCAACTTTCACCCCTCAACCCTCTCTGGTTGTCCCATTCTCTTTTCCGCTCTCACCTTTTTTACTTCTGAAAGGAAGTCTTCTTTCTCGCCACTCCCCTATCCTCCTCCCCTTCGGGATCCTTCTGAACGAAATACCTCCTCTCTGTCCTTCTGAAAGAATCTTGTGACAAATAGAGCCATGCTTGGTTTCTGAGAGAAAAGTATACTCCAGTCGGAGAGGCCGCCGGTCTTGTCAAGAGATTCTTTCAGAAGGACAGGAAGGGACATGATTTTTCCAAAAGGATAGACTGATTCTTTCAGAAGAACAGAGAGGAGGCAGAGCCTTTTGAAACTTTAGGCTATCTTAGGTTATCCAGTATCCGGGCATCGACCCAGTAAATATCCTGACAACTGGTGTAGAAAAAATATTTCCCATCTTTGCTTGCAAAGGGGCATAACTCATGGCCTGGTGTATTAATGGTCTCTCCCATGTTCTTTGCTTTGGTCCATGTGCCATCTGCTTTTTTGAAACTTATGTAAAGATCGCCTGCACCATACCCATCAGGCCGACTGGCACTGAATATAAGATACGACTCATCACCTGCCACAAAGACATCCGCCTCATAGTGTGGTGTATTAATTGAGTCTCCCAGAGATACAGGCTGAGCGAATTCTTCACCTTTTGCTGTTGCAGCATAGATGTTATAGTTATCTGCCCGTTCGTCTTTTCCCTTTCTATTGGATGAAAAGTAGAGGGTACCCTTATTTGAAAAGGAGATATAGTATTCATTCTTATCCGAATTTATTATAGAACCAGCATTAATAGGTTCTGACCAGCCATTACCCTTTCGTTCTATGTACCAAATGTCATAATCTTTTTTTTCGCCTGATTTGGCCAGTGGTCTGTCAGAGATAAAAAACAACTTGTTTCCATCTACAGACAGCATTGGATCATTGTAACTGAAGACTTTATCAGAAAGCAGAGTGACTGGTTTTGTCCACTGATTTTTGTGTAACTTCATAAACCTGATTTCGGCTTTGCCAGAAATATCAATAGCATAGTAGAACTCAGTTCCGTTACCGGAGAATATCGAACCGAATTCATACTGCTCATTTAATGATACAAGATTAGGTGCAAATTTCGCTGACATTAAACCGGGTCTGTTTTGTCCAAGATATTTCAGGAATTCTTTTTCCTGGTTTTGTCCGAATGTTATACCAGGAAATACGACTAAGAGAATTACTACGATTGATTTCATACTGTCGGTATATTCAAATCTGTGTGGTGTAAAAAATAGTAAAATTCACCTGAAGTAACTCACCTTTGCATCCCGTTCCCAAGTAGGCTATAAGCATTAACCACTTGATTATCTGATAAAGATAAAAAACAGGAACGGCATAGCCCACATACCCGGACTAAGGCATCCTTATAGATTATCAGACCTCTTACTGAACTGAAGGTAATGAAATAGCTATCATAGTGTATCTGGTAAAAACAAAGAGAGCCATAAATTTCATCATGGCTCTCTTTGTTTGCTGTGACAAACAGGATACTACACTGTTTTTTCCAGTAGTCGCATAATTTGTTCTAGTCCTTCTTTATCTGTTTCGCTAAAGTCGTTTAACTGGTTGCTATCAACATCCAGTACACCAAACACCTGTCCGTCTTTAAAGATAGGCACTACAATCTCTGATTTTGAATCAGATGAACAGGCTATATGTCCCGGAAACTGTTCTACATCTGGTACTAGCACAGTTTCTTGTATACGGTAGCAATAGCCACAAACTCCCTTATCAAAATCTATCCGGGTACAGGCGATAGGTCCCTGAAACGGTCCCAGTACCAGTTGGTTGTTTTTTGTCAGGTAAAAGCCTACCCAGAAAAAGTCAAATGCCTGTTTTAAAGCTCCTGCTATATTTGCCAGGTTAGCAATCAGATCTGTTTCCCCGTCAATCAGTGAAGCAATCTGAGGGATCAGGGTATCATATATCTCTTTACGATCAGTGGTAGTAGGAATAACGAGTGTTTCTGCCATAAGAATGAGTACATAGAAAGCCATATCAAAAGCTGACATGGCGGATTAGTTTTGTTGATGCGATGTTACAAATTAGATTTTATACTTTAACGACAAACTTTCACGAATCATTCCAAAGTTAGTAGTAGTACATTCAATGCCTTTGAGGGTGACACAAAAAATTATGTGCGGTTTATGAGTTGTTTTGCGGTAAACTCAACGCATGGACGGTTTTGCGGTTTGTTCTATACATGTTTCCTACAGCAGAGAGCATACAACTTATTCCGATTACAAAAGTTTTTGGTGGAATAAACCGCAAGAGTTATTTTACATAGAATAAACTGCAGATAGTGTGTTGCGTGTAGTTCACCGCAAAATTGTCTGAAGTACAGATTACTTGAATTTCACAGATTTTCCTTTCCGAGATTGTATGTTATCACCAACTTGCCTGAAAGGAAACAACGATAGGTAAAAACAGATAATCTTTAGCCACAAAACCACAATGAAATCACTTGCAACTATAAATTTTGGCGTCATATACTGGCTTACAATGATAGGTTCTGTATTTTTTTCCTGTTCTGATCATGTTCAGGTAAACACAATTTATCAACTGGATTCGACTCAATTTCTACAGGTACTAATCTATTTAAAACAAGATTCTTCTCTACGTAACTTTTCTGACTCTACAGATAAGGACTATATGTACAAACGTAAAAATAACCAGTTAATAGACGTAGACTTGGCAATTGCCTGGCGGGATTACAGATTAAATGAAGCAGTTTTCAGAAATCTTACCCAGCAGGAATGGGTAGACTTTTTTACTATCAAGTCAACTCAACCGGAACAGATAAAACGTATTATTAAGGATACTTTAATAAATTTGGCAAACAGAGAAACAAATTATCACGTAAAAATCAATCATGATTGGGTTAAATTATCACCAGGTTATGATACTCATCTAGTAATCTTTTTTACCAGAGTAAACTCACGGATTATCCAGACTCATATTTTTCCAAAAATGTATTATGATGATTACCCTCAAATCATGGACTTTGCAGGAGGAGAATTCCCTGTTTATACATTCTTCTTTGATAAAAACGGAAACAAAATTGTAAAAGTAATTTTTGGGATGACCATCTATAACTAACATTGGCTAACTGTTAGAGTTTAAACATTAGGG harbors:
- a CDS encoding phosphatidylserine decarboxylase family protein; translated protein: MTIHKEGRILLLVSLLFLIILNGILFNFFAAPWTWIVLVISVVFYLLILQFFRNPYRLLTKADLQVIAPADGKVVVIEEVIETEYFNTPRRQVSIFMSPINVHINRTPIEGMVQYFKYHAGKYLVAWHPKASTENERTTLVIKSNSGTEILLRQIAGALAKRIRWYIAEGQLVSQGQEFGFIKFGSRVDLFLPLDAKILVNLGDKTKGGVTVIAELTK
- a CDS encoding PQQ-binding-like beta-propeller repeat protein, yielding MKSALLSLHCCLFIWILVSGCKTDDPKPDVNRTVFIGSDDGYEYAFDALTGKLHWKTQIGNYVESSATIANGWVYVGSSDGNLYALDTTTGSTKWKAPTHGFIFSTPTIVNNNVYLGSRSDTMYAMDAMSGTINWKKNIGKDIESSPVAINGLVYIGGKDGVLYALDQTMGDLKWKVSNINASFSSPAVVEGTVYIGSGKDTLYAFNASTGALQWKMATGSFIYSSPTVANRIVYVGCYDKTLYAVDAATGTLKWKFTANSSIYSSPLVAEGIVYIASHAGSTLYALDAVTGTEKWSTTVTSYLFSSPVVANGIVYIGDLSGQVYAIDGITGQKKWVSSTNGAIYSSPVVVTKQHKVFHPGISGDIQ
- a CDS encoding class I SAM-dependent methyltransferase codes for the protein MSDQKLPLQDTPSHTDSWGDPLGDALKEYLSNPSSSDTILVHIDIAEEEYLPVAHFFRNEQTISELEKQALTACRGHVLDIGAGAGSLSLILQSRGLTTTAIDVSEGAVWVMNQRGVQNAHCVNILDFGDEKYDTLLMMMNGLGVVGTLDGLANFLEQAKDMLKPDGQILLDSADILYMYEDEEGGYWIDLNGAYYGEVTYQMEYKQVKGEPFAWLFVSFDVLSEYAETAGFTCELLFTDENDQYLARLTQLHS
- a CDS encoding DUF4136 domain-containing protein, with amino-acid sequence MKNLVIVPMLGLLIWLGGCAGSQVVTDQSRDVDLSKYRTFQFADVDNTNKGSENPLFENEIIEQNLHASIARELTDRGMQQTTSNPDVKVAYHTYTEKKRSTGNNYYPMMYGGWGWRYYPWGISPFPYAGRQSYSYTEGTLIIDIIDASTNQLAWRGSIAGTVDNPRTLNRQVEKAVIAIFKKYPVSQESDQEKALSRRK
- a CDS encoding GAF domain-containing protein; this encodes MAETLVIPTTTDRKEIYDTLIPQIASLIDGETDLIANLANIAGALKQAFDFFWVGFYLTKNNQLVLGPFQGPIACTRIDFDKGVCGYCYRIQETVLVPDVEQFPGHIACSSDSKSEIVVPIFKDGQVFGVLDVDSNQLNDFSETDKEGLEQIMRLLEKTV